Within Bacteroidota bacterium, the genomic segment CAGCTCAAGACGATCCAGGACGAACTCGGCGAGAGCGAGGGCGGCGGGGCCGAGGCGCAGGAGCTGCGCGAGCGCATGGACGAGCGCGGCGACGAGCTCCCCGAACGCGTCGTCGAGACGCTCGAAAAGGAACTCACCAAGCTCGCCCGCACGAACCCGGCCAGCCCCGAGTACGGCGTGACGCGCAACTACGCCGAGACGATCCTCGACCTCCCGTGGCGGCACTACTCCGAGGACGACCTCGACATCGGCCGCGCTCAGGAGGTCCTCGACGAGGACCACTTCGGGCTGGAGGACGTCAAGCGCCGCATCCTCGAATACCTCGCCGTGCTCAAGCTCAAGGGCGAGCGCGCCGCCGACGGCGGCACGGCAGGCGACGCGATGAAGGCACCGATCCTGTGCTTCTACGGGCCGCCCGGCGTCGGCAAGACCTCGCTCGGCAAGAGCATTGCCCGCGCCATCGACCGCGAGTTCGTGCGGATGTCGCTCGGCGGCGTCCGCGACGAGGCCGAGGTCAGGGGCCACCGCCGGACCTACATCGGCTCGATGCCCGGCCGCATCCTCCAGGGCCTCAAGAAGGCCGGGACCTCGAACCCCGTCTTCATGCTCGACGAGGTCGACAAGCTCGGGTCCGACTTCCGAGGCGACCCGTCGTCGGCGCTCCTCGAAGTCCTCGACCCCGAGCAGAACGACACCTTCAACGACCACTACCTCGAACTCGACTACGACCTGTCGAAGGTCCTCTTCATCGCCACCGCCAACTACCTCGACCAGATCCCGCCGCCGCTCCGCGACCGGATGGAGGTCATCGAGATCAACGGCTACACGCCCGCCGAGAAGCTCGCGATTGCGAAGCAGTACCTCGTCCCGCGCCAGATCGAGCGCAACGGGCTGACCGAGGAGCAGTTCGACGTGGCGGACGACGCGCTCGCACTCCTCATCGACGGCTACACGAGGGAATCGGGCGTCCGGCAGCTGGAGCGCACCATCGGCTCGGTCGTGCGCGGGGTGGCGAAGAAGGTAGCTCTCGGCGAGACCGAGCAGGAGACCGTCGAGGAAGGCGACGTGGAGACCTACCTCAAGGGCCGCAAGTTCTTCTCCGACGTGGCCGAGCGCACCGAGGTGCCGGGCGTGGCGACGGGCCTCGCCTACACGCCCGTCGGCGGCGATATCCTCTTCATCGAGGCGAGCGTCAGCCGGGGTACGGGGCGGCTCGTCCTGACCGGCCAGCTCGGCGACGTGATGAAGGAGAGCGCGCAGGCGGCGTTCTCGTACATCAAGGCCCACGCCGAGGACCTCGGCGTCCCGCTCGACGCCTTCCGCTACTGGGACGTCCACGTCCACGTCCCCGCTGGGGCGATCCCCAAAGACGGCCCGAGCGCGGGCGTCGCGATGATCTCGGCGCTCACCAGCATCTACACCCAGCGCTGCGTCAAGCACACGGTCGCGATGACGGGCGAGATCACGCTGCGCGGCCTCGTCCTCCCCGTTGGCGGGATCAAGGAGAAG encodes:
- the lon gene encoding endopeptidase La, producing MTRLPHWFSDETDPEGPQNIPLLTPDEEAAMHESSLPDELPVLALKNTVLFPGVVLPITVGRDTSLKLVKDAYGGDRIIGVVSQRDAEVENPDPADLYHVGTAATILKLIKMPDGSVSIVIQGKRRFEISEFTQDDPYLRATVRPIPEEVVGEDIELAARVRSIKEMAIQIVNMSPNLPSEAAYAIQNIESPGFLIHFIASNLQIDVENKQELLETVPIVERAELVLKYLEQEIQVLQLSEEIRSKVKTDVDQQQREYLLRQQLKTIQDELGESEGGGAEAQELRERMDERGDELPERVVETLEKELTKLARTNPASPEYGVTRNYAETILDLPWRHYSEDDLDIGRAQEVLDEDHFGLEDVKRRILEYLAVLKLKGERAADGGTAGDAMKAPILCFYGPPGVGKTSLGKSIARAIDREFVRMSLGGVRDEAEVRGHRRTYIGSMPGRILQGLKKAGTSNPVFMLDEVDKLGSDFRGDPSSALLEVLDPEQNDTFNDHYLELDYDLSKVLFIATANYLDQIPPPLRDRMEVIEINGYTPAEKLAIAKQYLVPRQIERNGLTEEQFDVADDALALLIDGYTRESGVRQLERTIGSVVRGVAKKVALGETEQETVEEGDVETYLKGRKFFSDVAERTEVPGVATGLAYTPVGGDILFIEASVSRGTGRLVLTGQLGDVMKESAQAAFSYIKAHAEDLGVPLDAFRYWDVHVHVPAGAIPKDGPSAGVAMISALTSIYTQRCVKHTVAMTGEITLRGLVLPVGGIKEKVLAAKRAGIETVLLPEKNRKDIAEIKASAIEGLEVVHVSRIEEVVEHVLMPEPVADPAEAFALSER